In Chitinophagaceae bacterium, the DNA window GATATCAAGATAGATGACTTTTTCTAATATAGGAGATACAAAAATGGCAATGCTTTTTTTGCTTTTGTCAAATTTTAAATTATTTATCATGCTTCTCAACTTTTGAATTACCGGCAGAGACCTATCAGGAGCATAATTTTCCAGGAGCTTTTTTTCTGCTTTGTCTGTGGCTGTTTTAAGTAAATGGCGTAATTCCTTTGTCAGGCCCATTTTAGTATCAAATGTTAAAATGATTGATACCGAAGGACGGTAGTGAACCGCGCTTGTTAATTCAAGTATTTCATCCTTGTTCACGGTATTCATAATGTGATTTTATTTTGTGAAACTACCTGTGTTACCTATTTCAATAACTGATAGTAGTCATAAAGGAATGTGATAAATCTCATCCTTTTTTATGATCCTGCTAGGGATTTCGCGTTCCTGATAAAAATCAGTTGCGGCTATGACGATTGGCAGGAAATATAGCAGTCCGTGAAATTAATTTTATACAAAATTTAAGACCATGAAAGCAATAATTCTGGCAATAGTTCTTGCAATTGCAAGTACCGCTACAATGGCTCAGCTCATTTCAGAAAATGAAAAAAGCACCATTCTTCAAATGAGAGAAGAGGAAAAAATGTCCAGAGATGTTTATTTGACGTTGAATGAGAAATGGAATCAGAAAGTATTTGCAAATACAGCGGAGAGTGAATCCTACCATATGACGCAGGTGGAGTTGTTGATAGAAAAATATAAATTGGAAGATCCTGTGGCTGTAAATGAGGATAACCGTGGTTTATTTTCAGATAATGATTTACAGGTAAAGTATGTTGATCTGGTGGCTGCCGGAAGTGTCAGTCTTCAGGCTTCGTTCAGAACCGCTGCCAAAGTGGAAGAGATGGATATTCTTGACCTGAGAATTGCTATCGCTAATTCAACAGACAAAGAAATTACAGGCACCTATAATTACCTGTTGCATGAATCTGAGAGTCACCTTGTGGCATTTGTCCGGAACCTCGACAGGTTGGGAATTCTTTATCAACCGGTAATCCTGAGCAAGGAAGATTTCAATGAAATCATGAATAGAAAGGGAATCTGAGAGGTAGCGTTCGGGAGCCTGTTTTTACAGATTTTCCGAATGGATTTATATTTATTGGAAACCCTTTTCAAACGGCACGTTCAAACATCTCAACGAATTTCAACAACGATGGAATGTTGCTGACTTTCAATTTCCCGAATAGTACAGCCATCTGTGCATTGGTGCGTCCCATTTCCACATCTTCATACACCGTATCCATCGCTTCAATTTCACATTTGGGATCACCACTGAGTCCCTTTTCAACACTACAAACGCCGTCTTTAACTTTCACCGTAAAATCGCCTCCATGTTCGCCCGAAATTTTGAAATGATAAAGGAGGTCGATTCCCTGGCCGGCACCAACTTTCATTCTTTGAGGTAGTGATTGAATAAGTGCTGCTGCTGTCATTTTGAATGGTATGTTTATGATCGAATGATGGTTATGGATGGCCAATGAGGTAATTCACTTTTAGTCCCCATCTGTTTTTGAGCTGGCCCACTTTCCAGGTATAATGATTGGGCGAAATTTGTTCTGTAAGGACTTTCAACTCTTCCACTGTATAAAATCGCAGTATAGAAATGCAACCGTCCCAAATGGTGCACAAAGGAATGAGCGGAAGGAGGTAGGTAAACAGCAATCTGCTCCACCGGAAAGGTTTGAAAAAAGGAGTGAGTACCAAAAATGCAATGGGTTGCAAAAGTATGACTCCGAAGAGCATTGTAAAAATACCTTTATTACCCGCGTCAAAAATTCCTATCGCTTCCTTTTTATTTACGGCGTCTGCGAGAATTTCTTTGGCTGATTCAGGTCTGAAATGATGAAAGGAAGAAAACAACAAACGCATTCCCGTTACTGTCGCAGGAACATTTAATGCATCCACCGGTTGTTCCATGAAATCAATTTTCCCATTTGTTTCAAGTTTTAACTTTTGGTAGGTTTCTATATTCGGATACAAATCACTGAGTGTTATTTGAGGATGGCAATCAATCGCATTTAAATATTTCATCAGCTTTAAAACACCACCGCCACCACCTGCACATAGCTCGAGCAATTCATTTTTCTGTGTTGCCATCAATGTTTCTTTTAACAACGGCGCTACGGGTTCATAGAAATTCAACCAGGAGATATTGTGTCTCAAAAAATCCATCATGCCTTCGCGAATTACCTGCGGAAACCAGGGGAGATCTTCAAATTCGAAGAGATGTGGTCTTGAAATGTTTGAAGGGTTTGAAATGTTTGAGGAGTTTAGATTGTTTGTTGAAGGTGAACTCATGTATATTGCCATTAGTCATTGGACATTATGCTCACAGTTAGATAATTCCTAATTCCTAATTCTCAATTCTTAATTCTTTTCGACGCTAAATATACTCACCAATTCCTTTTTGCCTTTCAGTTCGAGCGAGCCTATCAATTGAAATTGAAGATCGTTGGCGGGAGGTAATTGATTTTTTAATTGTTCGGAGATCAGCAAATTTTTGCCATACTGGTTGCAGAGATTCTGAATGCGTGAAGCTGTATTAACTACATCACCGTGATAAGTGATCTCTTTTTTTATTTCACCTACTTCAGCCACCATCACCAGTCCTGCATTCAACCCTCCTTTGAATTCGGGGACCATGCCGTATTTGATTTTGTAGTGTTCAGATCGTGACTGAAGCTGTTCGTTGTAAGCAAGTGTTATGCGAAGGCAGTTATTATTAAGCAATCCGTTTTTCAGCTTCCAGGTAATTACTGCTTCATCGCCAACATACAAACAAATTTCGGCTTGAAATTTTTCCACTTGTTTGGCAAGATCATAGAAACAATCCTGTATCAGTTCGCTGAAAAGCACATGGCCGATTTTTTCGGCATAGGTGGTGGAAGAACGGAGATCGAGAAAAAGAAAGATGCGGTTTTCCTGTTGTGGTTTAAAATATTTGCCCAGTAACATTGGCAACAATATTCCCGGACCGAATTTCTGATTCACCTGCAGTATAAAGCTTATCAGGAAGGAAATCACCAATGCATAAACAAGAATTGCAATCAGCAATCCCTGGTGATAAAACACTTTCAGCTTTACCAATTCCTGCTGTATGCTGAGTTGATCTGACAGTCCGGTAATGAAATGAATAAGTGAAACCACAATAATTATGGTGCTGATATAAATCAATCCTTTTATAACCACTAAAAAGCCAAAGGATCGTTTACGTAATTTACTTTTTGACAGGAAAATATCAAGAATACCCAACAGCAGCCCGATTGTAAATCCAGCCATGGTACTCTGGATGAATATTACCTGGTAACGGATGGGTTCAATTAACTTGATGCGTTCATAATCTGCAAGTCCGGCAACGCGAATTACCATAAACAACCAGGCAGAGAATGTCCAGCCCGTAATTTGAAAGAAAATGTTATTCCGGATATTTCTGGAGGACATCTGGAAGAAATTTCACGTTAGTCAAATGTAAATATTTATAGGTTAAATAGCTGATGGATGGGGTTGATTTTTATCTGGTAAGCGAAATACTTTCCTTTCTGTAACTTCGCCGGTAATGAGAGGAATTTTTAGCCATTCGATCAGCAATCTTTTTTTCGTTACAGGATTTTGTTTTGCGCTTGATGCAGCAGCTCAATGTCCTATCGGACTGGAATTATCTACACAAAGCATTATCACCAATGGTGATTTCAGTGCGGGAAATACCGGTTTCATTTCTGATCACAACTATTGTTCAACGCCAGGTTGTCTTTTTGCAGAAGGTAAATACACGGTTGACGTTGATGCATCTGTTTACCAGTCTTCCTTTTCAGGAACTGATCACACGACAGGAACCGGAAATTTTTTGATTGTGAATGGTGCCACCACTGCTAATTCATCTCCATGGTGTCAGACTTTTCCGGTTGATCCGAATTCTTTTTATGAAATCAGTTATTGGCTTACTTCTTTGGTTACGGAAAGTCCCGCCGCCATCCAGGTTACTATGAATACCTTCCCGTTTTTTGGCGCCTTAAACGCTCCATTTCAGTCTGATACATGGATAAATTTTGCACAGACATGGACCTCCGGATTAAATACATCCATCACCATGTGTCTTGTAAATACACAGAATGGTGCATTGGGCAATGATTTTGGAATTGATGACATTACAGTGAAAAAATGCGAATGTGCGATGGTGATTGATGCAGGTGCGGGAGGCGCTGTTTGTTATGGTGATTCGGTACAGCTCGATGGCGATGGTGCAACAAGTTATTACTGGACGCCAACCAGCAGTGTGAGTTGTTTCACCTGCGAAGCTACGGTAGCAACACCTGAATCAACAACAACTTATACGGTTACGGCGGCCGGGCCAGGTGGTTGTACAGCAACAGATACAGTTACTGTTGTGATTCATCCTCCCTTCGATTTGCATGCAAGTCCGGATACTGCACTATGTTTTGGTGAATCAGTTCAGTTATTTTCAGATGGAGCCATTATGTATCAATGGTCACCCGCTACTGCATTATCCGATCCGGCAATTTCAAATCCTGTCAGCACGCCTGGTGCATCCATAAATTATTACCTGTTTGCGAAAGATCAGTTCGGATGCAATCAGTATGATTCGGTTCATGTCATCGTTTGGCCTTCCTCAGGACCAGTTGTAGCGAGCAATGATACAATGGTTTGCCTGGGCGAAGCAGTTTTACTGAGCGTGAATCATTTTACCGGCATCACATGGACACCAACAGATTTTCTGAGTTGTGTTGAATG includes these proteins:
- a CDS encoding DUF2202 domain-containing protein produces the protein MKAIILAIVLAIASTATMAQLISENEKSTILQMREEEKMSRDVYLTLNEKWNQKVFANTAESESYHMTQVELLIEKYKLEDPVAVNEDNRGLFSDNDLQVKYVDLVAAGSVSLQASFRTAAKVEEMDILDLRIAIANSTDKEITGTYNYLLHESESHLVAFVRNLDRLGILYQPVILSKEDFNEIMNRKGI
- a CDS encoding SCP2 sterol-binding domain-containing protein, which gives rise to MTAAALIQSLPQRMKVGAGQGIDLLYHFKISGEHGGDFTVKVKDGVCSVEKGLSGDPKCEIEAMDTVYEDVEMGRTNAQMAVLFGKLKVSNIPSLLKFVEMFERAV
- a CDS encoding class I SAM-dependent methyltransferase, with product MSSPSTNNLNSSNISNPSNISRPHLFEFEDLPWFPQVIREGMMDFLRHNISWLNFYEPVAPLLKETLMATQKNELLELCAGGGGGVLKLMKYLNAIDCHPQITLSDLYPNIETYQKLKLETNGKIDFMEQPVDALNVPATVTGMRLLFSSFHHFRPESAKEILADAVNKKEAIGIFDAGNKGIFTMLFGVILLQPIAFLVLTPFFKPFRWSRLLFTYLLPLIPLCTIWDGCISILRFYTVEELKVLTEQISPNHYTWKVGQLKNRWGLKVNYLIGHP
- a CDS encoding adenylate/guanylate cyclase domain-containing protein, whose translation is MSSRNIRNNIFFQITGWTFSAWLFMVIRVAGLADYERIKLIEPIRYQVIFIQSTMAGFTIGLLLGILDIFLSKSKLRKRSFGFLVVIKGLIYISTIIIVVSLIHFITGLSDQLSIQQELVKLKVFYHQGLLIAILVYALVISFLISFILQVNQKFGPGILLPMLLGKYFKPQQENRIFLFLDLRSSTTYAEKIGHVLFSELIQDCFYDLAKQVEKFQAEICLYVGDEAVITWKLKNGLLNNNCLRITLAYNEQLQSRSEHYKIKYGMVPEFKGGLNAGLVMVAEVGEIKKEITYHGDVVNTASRIQNLCNQYGKNLLISEQLKNQLPPANDLQFQLIGSLELKGKKELVSIFSVEKN
- a CDS encoding gliding motility-associated C-terminal domain-containing protein; the encoded protein is MRGIFSHSISNLFFVTGFCFALDAAAQCPIGLELSTQSIITNGDFSAGNTGFISDHNYCSTPGCLFAEGKYTVDVDASVYQSSFSGTDHTTGTGNFLIVNGATTANSSPWCQTFPVDPNSFYEISYWLTSLVTESPAAIQVTMNTFPFFGALNAPFQSDTWINFAQTWTSGLNTSITMCLVNTQNGALGNDFGIDDITVKKCECAMVIDAGAGGAVCYGDSVQLDGDGATSYYWTPTSSVSCFTCEATVATPESTTTYTVTAAGPGGCTATDTVTVVIHPPFDLHASPDTALCFGESVQLFSDGAIMYQWSPATALSDPAISNPVSTPGASINYYLFAKDQFGCNQYDSVHVIVWPSSGPVVASNDTMVCLGEAVLLSVNHFTGITWTPTDFLSCVECSQPLCFPDTDIVYIVSVTDSNNCFLGADTIVIAVDDSCNIVIPPVMTLPTAFSPNNDGKNDLLHVLGSGIVSIDFSIYNRWGQLLFTTTNVDFGWDGTFNGNKQEVGVYVWHLKGQLTDGTVINKSGNVTLIR